In the genome of Pseudomonas putida, one region contains:
- a CDS encoding tail fiber protein, with the protein MDYPKSVPSVGLVGGKFVDENPGAGTPGSLIPSAWGNAVTDEILAVISGGGLTPDEENNSQLFNAIKAIVNKAAPEKPFVSVSESRALLATELGVVLASASAGAITITLPQSNVALGVRDVVVRRTDNSGNRLVVQASGTDKIKFHTHLNAAGYAFTVLMGAGDFWHLRSDGAGGWWPIARYDGTSLGRPVFSTTTTFSPGGWGAHNGSLLNRAEWPWLWDHAQASGMLVTEAGRVGFEGCWTSGDGSTTFRTPEARGEFLRALDESRGVDAGRVAGSYQKGSLQTFDPDRSSYSVTGLTHTGDNTGILAKHGLDPVNTADYGSSQVVSIDNTSIAAINVAGGVVRPRNIAYPARLKLI; encoded by the coding sequence GTGGATTATCCGAAGAGTGTGCCCAGTGTCGGGTTGGTCGGAGGTAAGTTTGTTGATGAGAACCCTGGTGCCGGCACTCCAGGTTCGTTGATTCCCTCTGCTTGGGGCAATGCTGTCACCGATGAAATTCTCGCGGTGATCTCGGGCGGCGGGCTGACCCCCGACGAAGAGAATAACAGCCAGCTGTTCAACGCTATCAAGGCCATCGTAAACAAGGCTGCGCCTGAAAAGCCCTTTGTCAGCGTGAGTGAGTCTCGTGCGCTGCTCGCCACGGAATTGGGTGTTGTACTTGCCAGCGCATCGGCTGGAGCAATAACGATCACGCTGCCCCAGTCCAATGTGGCATTGGGTGTCCGTGATGTAGTTGTTCGGCGCACCGACAACAGCGGCAACCGCCTGGTGGTGCAAGCTTCGGGTACCGACAAAATCAAGTTCCATACCCACCTTAATGCGGCGGGATATGCTTTCACGGTGCTGATGGGGGCCGGTGATTTCTGGCACCTACGCAGCGATGGAGCCGGTGGATGGTGGCCGATTGCCCGTTACGACGGCACGTCGCTCGGTCGCCCGGTGTTTTCCACCACCACGACGTTCAGCCCTGGCGGTTGGGGGGCTCATAACGGATCGCTACTGAATCGAGCCGAATGGCCCTGGCTTTGGGATCACGCGCAGGCATCCGGCATGCTGGTTACTGAGGCCGGGCGGGTCGGGTTTGAAGGCTGCTGGACTAGTGGTGACGGAAGCACGACGTTCCGCACACCGGAGGCGCGAGGTGAGTTCCTTAGGGCCTTGGATGAAAGCCGTGGCGTTGATGCTGGGCGGGTCGCCGGATCGTACCAGAAGGGCAGCCTGCAGACATTTGACCCAGACAGAAGCAGCTACAGCGTCACCGGTCTGACCCATACCGGGGATAACACTGGGATTCTTGCCAAGCATGGTCTGGACCCAGTTAACACTGCAGATTACGGTAGCTCGCAAGTGGTCTCAATAGATAACACCAGCATCGCGGCGATCAACGTCGCTGGTGGCGTTGTTCGTCCTCGCAACATAGCCTACCCCGCCAGACTAAAGCTGATTTGA
- a CDS encoding DNA circularization protein yields the protein MSTTTWRESLLPASFRGISFVIEQTSVPTGQRGQLHEFVQRDEPFFEQLGKRAQVHKLTAFIVGPDCFERRDKLLEALETPGAGELVHPWLGRMLVKAGACEVSHDRREGGMVRFDLEMYPDQPRKFPSAKVNTKQKALKASGGLLDSALGRYSAAMDKVNAARVNLMSLRNSVTKAFSAVQQHFAPLTTAISDVSRFTQAIVNAPDSLRSMFSSYFGNFTSFGGGLFSLFSSDSGSSGGSSRRSSYRGSLSLVSQHVESAKAINTVAPAGGADTTAAAKAATNLVQDALLVQVTTLVADLPIAPKAEPVASVPSLDQQAVQPTERPDVPVADDVIQLRDELSDAIWEASLKAEHSHYQALTEVRHAVVAHLTAVAESGVRLVDITPEQTLPALVLAYRRFGDATRQGEVVQRNRIRHPGFVPPLPLKLAKE from the coding sequence ATGAGCACAACGACATGGCGGGAAAGCCTGCTGCCGGCCTCGTTCCGAGGCATCTCGTTTGTCATCGAGCAAACGTCGGTGCCGACAGGGCAGCGTGGCCAGCTGCACGAATTCGTCCAGCGTGACGAGCCGTTTTTCGAGCAGTTGGGCAAGCGGGCCCAGGTCCACAAGCTGACTGCCTTTATCGTCGGCCCTGACTGCTTCGAGCGGCGGGACAAGCTGCTGGAGGCACTGGAAACGCCAGGTGCTGGTGAGCTGGTGCACCCCTGGCTGGGGCGCATGCTGGTCAAGGCCGGTGCCTGCGAGGTCAGCCACGACCGCCGCGAGGGCGGCATGGTGCGTTTTGACCTGGAGATGTACCCGGATCAGCCGCGTAAATTTCCGAGCGCCAAGGTCAACACCAAGCAGAAGGCACTTAAGGCTTCCGGTGGATTGCTTGACTCGGCGCTTGGCCGGTACTCGGCCGCCATGGACAAGGTCAACGCCGCCCGGGTCAACTTGATGAGCCTGCGAAACAGCGTGACCAAGGCCTTCTCAGCGGTGCAGCAACACTTCGCGCCGCTGACAACGGCTATCAGTGATGTGAGCCGGTTTACGCAGGCAATCGTCAACGCTCCGGACAGCTTGCGCTCGATGTTCAGCAGCTACTTCGGCAATTTCACCAGCTTCGGTGGTGGGCTATTCAGTCTGTTTTCCTCCGATAGCGGTTCTTCAGGGGGCAGCTCCAGACGATCCAGCTACCGGGGATCGCTTAGCCTGGTCAGTCAGCACGTGGAGTCGGCGAAAGCGATCAACACCGTTGCGCCTGCCGGCGGTGCGGATACCACGGCTGCGGCCAAGGCCGCCACCAACCTTGTGCAGGACGCCTTGCTGGTCCAGGTAACTACCCTGGTTGCTGACTTGCCGATCGCGCCGAAGGCTGAGCCGGTGGCTTCAGTACCTTCGCTGGATCAGCAGGCTGTCCAGCCGACGGAACGGCCAGATGTACCGGTGGCAGATGATGTGATCCAGCTGCGCGACGAGCTGTCCGACGCGATCTGGGAGGCTTCGCTCAAGGCCGAACACTCGCATTACCAGGCGCTGACAGAGGTCAGGCACGCCGTGGTAGCGCATCTGACCGCCGTGGCCGAATCCGGCGTGCGGCTGGTGGATATCACCCCCGAGCAAACCCTGCCCGCCCTGGTGCTGGCCTACCGACGCTTTGGTGATGCGACCCGACAGGGTGAGGTGGTGCAGCGCAACCGCATCCGGCACCCCGGGTTCGTCCCGCCGCTGCCGCTGAAACTGGCCAAGGAGTAA
- a CDS encoding phage tail tape measure protein, translating into MADKFQLKALITGVDRLSPVLGGIRKNISSFQKNLEKTGLGSIGFKDLIAGGAFAAPFVAGIGKAIEFESQMADVKKVVDFESPEQFKQMGEDIGRMSEILPMAAGDIAKIVAAGGQSGIAKNELLGFAEAAVKMGVAFDQTADQSGEMMAKWRAAFKMTQPEVGALADQINYLGNTGAKASTVANIVTSVGSLGSVAGLAAGQVAAMAATLDKVGVAQDVAGTGLQNFMLTLTAGAAATKQQQQTFKALRLDSAALAKGMQKDAQGTILTVLKAISKVDPSKQAAVMTQLFGRESIKPISQLLTSLDILQENFRAVGDSQIYGGSMQKEYASRAATTANNMQLLRNTIEGVARALGDALLPGLNMAIDSIQPLISYVGAMIQANPNLVRGLVGAAVAFTGIRAAIVAATVATRLMSVALAANPIGLIAVAIAGAAGLIIANWETVGPFFSAMWELIKAYAEPAWEIFKTIAAFTPLGMIIKNWEPIVGFFKGLWEKVRPYLEFLGLGEGGDGLTATIQRAADAQNQRNNAGMGAGDGAMLAASAGSRQQAMSASLGIPATGELLKVPAPGSLVTAGAANSKARVDGELNININGAPPGTRVEQATTSQPGLQVKSRVGYRTMGAAPA; encoded by the coding sequence ATGGCGGACAAATTTCAGTTGAAGGCGCTCATCACGGGCGTCGATCGGCTTTCTCCAGTCCTGGGCGGCATTCGTAAAAACATCTCGTCTTTCCAGAAAAATCTGGAGAAGACCGGCTTGGGCAGTATTGGCTTCAAGGATTTGATTGCCGGCGGTGCATTTGCGGCGCCGTTCGTAGCCGGCATCGGCAAGGCCATCGAGTTCGAGTCGCAGATGGCGGACGTCAAGAAGGTGGTCGACTTCGAATCGCCAGAGCAATTCAAGCAGATGGGGGAGGATATCGGTCGAATGTCCGAAATCCTGCCCATGGCCGCTGGCGACATCGCCAAGATCGTTGCGGCGGGTGGTCAGTCTGGAATTGCCAAGAATGAGCTGCTTGGGTTTGCTGAGGCCGCAGTAAAGATGGGTGTGGCCTTTGACCAAACTGCCGATCAAAGCGGTGAAATGATGGCCAAGTGGCGCGCAGCGTTCAAAATGACGCAGCCCGAAGTAGGGGCGCTGGCTGACCAGATCAACTACCTCGGAAACACTGGTGCCAAGGCGAGCACAGTGGCGAATATTGTTACATCCGTGGGGTCACTGGGTTCTGTGGCAGGCTTGGCTGCCGGTCAGGTAGCAGCCATGGCCGCAACGCTGGACAAGGTCGGCGTCGCGCAGGACGTGGCAGGTACTGGCCTGCAGAACTTTATGCTGACGTTGACTGCGGGCGCGGCAGCTACCAAGCAACAGCAGCAGACATTCAAGGCGCTGAGGCTTGACTCTGCAGCATTAGCGAAGGGCATGCAGAAGGATGCACAGGGGACGATTCTCACTGTCCTCAAAGCGATCAGTAAGGTAGATCCGAGCAAACAAGCCGCGGTAATGACTCAGCTGTTCGGTCGTGAATCCATCAAGCCAATCTCGCAGCTGCTCACCAGCCTCGACATCTTGCAGGAGAATTTCAGGGCTGTTGGCGACTCGCAGATCTACGGCGGGTCGATGCAGAAGGAATACGCCTCACGAGCAGCCACAACCGCCAACAACATGCAGTTGCTGCGCAACACGATCGAAGGCGTTGCGCGAGCCTTGGGCGACGCTCTGCTCCCAGGTTTGAACATGGCCATCGATTCCATTCAGCCCTTGATCAGCTACGTCGGGGCGATGATCCAGGCCAATCCTAACCTGGTGCGCGGCCTGGTCGGTGCTGCCGTTGCATTCACCGGCATCCGTGCGGCCATTGTTGCTGCGACGGTGGCCACCCGCTTGATGAGCGTTGCCCTTGCCGCCAACCCGATTGGCCTCATCGCTGTGGCGATTGCGGGCGCGGCAGGACTGATCATCGCCAACTGGGAAACCGTGGGCCCGTTCTTCTCGGCTATGTGGGAGCTGATCAAGGCCTACGCAGAGCCAGCCTGGGAAATCTTCAAGACCATCGCTGCATTCACGCCGCTGGGCATGATCATCAAGAACTGGGAACCCATCGTCGGCTTCTTCAAGGGTCTTTGGGAAAAGGTTCGTCCTTACCTGGAATTCCTGGGCCTGGGAGAAGGTGGTGATGGGCTCACGGCGACTATCCAACGGGCGGCAGATGCACAGAATCAGCGCAACAACGCCGGTATGGGCGCCGGCGACGGTGCCATGTTGGCCGCCAGTGCCGGCTCCCGGCAGCAGGCAATGTCGGCCTCGCTGGGCATTCCCGCCACGGGTGAGCTGCTGAAGGTGCCGGCACCGGGCAGCCTCGTTACGGCGGGCGCTGCCAACAGCAAGGCCCGCGTTGATGGCGAGCTGAACATCAACATCAACGGCGCGCCACCCGGCACGCGGGTGGAGCAGGCGACAACCAGCCAGCCCGGCCTTCAGGTCAAATCGAGAGTGGGCTATCGAACCATGGGGGCAGCGCCGGCATGA
- a CDS encoding phage baseplate assembly protein V: protein MTTLTRMMARGTVALATAGRMLQTLQMRLTAGEIKDDLEHFEPYGYTSCPKPGAEGLALFLGGDRSHGVVVCVADRRFRLKELKPGEVALYTDEGDTFVFKRGRIVELDTMTLKVKAGDSVQFETPLIKTTGRIESDGDQVAGGISQINHVHDGITRGDAQSNKPVASAP, encoded by the coding sequence ATGACGACCCTGACGCGCATGATGGCTCGCGGGACGGTGGCCCTGGCCACGGCCGGTAGGATGCTGCAAACGCTGCAAATGCGCCTCACCGCCGGAGAGATCAAGGACGACTTGGAGCACTTCGAACCCTACGGCTACACCAGTTGCCCAAAGCCCGGGGCAGAAGGCCTGGCGCTGTTCCTGGGCGGTGACCGCTCCCACGGCGTAGTGGTGTGCGTGGCGGATCGCCGCTTCCGCCTGAAGGAACTGAAGCCGGGCGAGGTGGCCCTGTATACCGATGAGGGCGACACCTTCGTGTTCAAGCGGGGGCGCATCGTCGAACTCGACACCATGACGCTGAAAGTTAAGGCGGGGGACTCGGTCCAGTTCGAGACGCCCCTGATCAAGACCACGGGCCGCATCGAGTCCGACGGTGATCAGGTGGCCGGGGGGATCAGTCAGATCAACCACGTCCACGACGGCATTACCCGCGGCGATGCTCAATCCAACAAGCCTGTGGCGAGCGCCCCATGA
- a CDS encoding glycoside hydrolase family 24 protein — MARLTEAQAGGANVLRFLDLIAFSEGTATVKGSDDGYNVLYGRGLFTGYQDHPRQKLTFPINGKPVTSTAAGRYQLLARYWDAYRVSLRLQGGFTPENQDRIALQQIRERRALEDIKAGRIADAIAKCSNIWASFPGNTYGQNPHRLDKLLAQWAKLGGALV, encoded by the coding sequence ATGGCTCGACTGACTGAGGCCCAGGCCGGCGGCGCAAACGTGCTCCGGTTCCTGGACCTGATCGCCTTCTCGGAAGGCACCGCGACCGTCAAGGGTAGCGATGACGGCTACAACGTCCTGTACGGGCGCGGCCTGTTCACCGGTTACCAGGATCATCCCCGCCAGAAACTGACTTTCCCCATCAACGGCAAACCGGTGACCAGCACCGCGGCGGGCCGGTACCAGCTGCTGGCGCGCTACTGGGACGCCTACCGAGTGAGCCTGCGCTTGCAGGGTGGTTTCACGCCGGAGAACCAGGACCGCATTGCGCTGCAGCAGATTCGCGAGCGTCGGGCGCTGGAGGACATCAAGGCTGGCCGCATTGCCGACGCGATCGCCAAGTGCTCGAACATCTGGGCCAGCTTCCCGGGCAACACCTACGGGCAGAACCCGCACCGCCTGGATAAGTTGCTGGCGCAGTGGGCGAAGCTCGGCGGGGCGCTGGTGTGA
- a CDS encoding phage GP46 family protein, whose amino-acid sequence MNLNDAEKNLVRTVVISLFTWRRAGPDDPVDDEERYGWWGDSFPREADDRIGSRLWLLRRVKLTERTQRDAEYYASEALQWLIDDDQVLAVDITSERADSSRLNLRVVLTLPDGSPLVIEPDQLWQVNYAV is encoded by the coding sequence ATGAACCTCAACGACGCTGAAAAGAACCTGGTCAGGACCGTGGTGATCAGTCTGTTCACCTGGCGGCGGGCCGGGCCAGATGACCCCGTCGATGACGAAGAGCGGTACGGCTGGTGGGGGGACAGCTTCCCGCGGGAGGCAGATGATCGCATCGGCTCTCGCTTGTGGCTGCTGCGCCGGGTCAAGTTGACCGAGCGCACCCAGCGTGACGCGGAGTATTACGCGTCTGAGGCTCTGCAATGGTTGATTGACGACGACCAAGTGCTGGCCGTGGACATCACCAGCGAGCGCGCAGATAGCAGCCGCCTGAATCTTCGGGTGGTGCTGACCCTGCCTGACGGCTCACCTCTTGTAATTGAACCCGACCAACTGTGGCAGGTGAACTATGCCGTTTGA
- a CDS encoding phage baseplate assembly protein, with translation MDEQNAVTLSVDGLEYGGWKEVEISAGLERQARDFRLGITWRWPGQEMVRPIRQGAQCEVRIGNDLVLTGWVFATPINHDANQISLSVSGRSLAADLVDCAAVNKPGQWKNQGVLTIVRDLAAPYGLQVSSEIPATSKLSDHTIEPGETAFESIDRLLTLFRVFSTDDARGQVVLASVGSQGRAFDAIEVGKNVLTGSAGLDFSGVFSEYQVLGQRSGNDKAFGEKAAEVSAIVTDTRTTRRRTHIIHQTGQMTDELAQSRANWERGNRMGKALQTTYTVQGWRQSSGALWRHNTVVRVVDPLIGFDRDMVIAEVTYSLSDSGMITTLVVGPPEGYEPEPADPLKGRKLKKGKKGDNFEYLLPEDWEKK, from the coding sequence ATGGACGAGCAAAACGCCGTCACCCTATCGGTGGACGGCCTGGAGTACGGCGGCTGGAAGGAAGTCGAGATTTCGGCGGGGCTTGAGCGGCAGGCGCGTGACTTCCGCTTGGGTATCACTTGGCGCTGGCCTGGCCAGGAAATGGTGCGGCCGATCCGCCAGGGCGCCCAGTGCGAGGTGCGTATTGGCAATGACCTGGTGCTGACAGGCTGGGTGTTCGCGACGCCGATCAACCATGACGCCAACCAGATCAGTCTGTCCGTCTCTGGACGGTCACTGGCCGCTGACTTGGTGGACTGCGCGGCGGTCAACAAACCTGGGCAATGGAAGAACCAGGGCGTGCTGACCATCGTTCGCGACCTGGCGGCGCCCTATGGCCTGCAGGTGAGCAGCGAAATCCCGGCGACCTCAAAACTGTCAGACCACACCATCGAGCCAGGCGAGACGGCATTCGAATCCATCGATCGCCTGCTCACCTTGTTCCGGGTGTTTTCCACGGATGACGCTCGGGGCCAGGTGGTCCTGGCCAGCGTCGGCAGCCAGGGCCGGGCCTTCGACGCAATCGAGGTCGGCAAGAACGTGCTGACCGGCAGTGCCGGCCTGGACTTCTCCGGGGTGTTTTCGGAGTACCAGGTTCTGGGGCAGCGCAGCGGCAACGACAAGGCCTTCGGGGAGAAGGCGGCGGAGGTCTCTGCGATCGTCACGGACACCCGAACCACTCGCCGCCGCACGCACATCATCCACCAAACCGGGCAGATGACCGACGAGCTTGCCCAGAGCCGAGCCAACTGGGAGCGCGGCAACCGCATGGGCAAGGCCCTCCAGACGACTTACACAGTGCAAGGCTGGCGGCAATCGAGTGGCGCGCTGTGGCGCCATAACACGGTGGTTCGGGTAGTCGACCCACTGATCGGCTTCGACCGCGACATGGTCATCGCCGAGGTGACGTACTCCCTCAGCGACTCGGGAATGATCACCACCCTGGTGGTCGGCCCACCAGAAGGCTACGAGCCTGAGCCCGCTGACCCGCTCAAGGGCCGCAAGCTCAAGAAGGGCAAGAAAGGCGACAACTTCGAATACCTGCTACCGGAAGACTGGGAGAAGAAATGA
- a CDS encoding tail fiber assembly protein: MYIYLIDNAGALTGPVELPVIPGLGTQLPSNAVELAELLSEPSEGHAWALIDDQAQQLVDHRGTVYRTDTGAAEAWGLLGDLPAGLTLKPWPGEFYVWGGGDWVLDEVAQLNDKAADALVERDSRLREATLRIAPLQDAVDLGEATSQEEALLVLWKKYRVALNRIQDQPGYPNEITWPAPPA; the protein is encoded by the coding sequence ATGTACATTTACCTGATTGACAACGCAGGCGCTCTTACTGGCCCGGTAGAGCTTCCTGTCATCCCTGGTCTTGGCACTCAGCTGCCAAGCAATGCCGTTGAGTTGGCCGAACTGCTTTCGGAGCCATCGGAGGGACATGCATGGGCGTTGATCGATGATCAAGCGCAGCAACTGGTTGACCACCGTGGCACTGTGTATCGCACGGATACAGGTGCGGCAGAGGCGTGGGGGCTGCTAGGTGATTTGCCAGCAGGCCTCACGCTAAAGCCATGGCCTGGTGAATTTTATGTGTGGGGTGGCGGTGACTGGGTTCTGGATGAAGTCGCACAGCTCAACGACAAAGCGGCAGACGCCCTTGTCGAACGTGACAGCCGGCTTCGTGAGGCAACGTTGAGAATCGCGCCTCTGCAAGATGCGGTTGATCTGGGGGAGGCTACTTCGCAAGAGGAGGCATTGCTGGTGCTTTGGAAGAAATACCGCGTCGCCCTGAATCGCATTCAGGACCAGCCCGGCTACCCCAACGAAATCACCTGGCCTGCGCCGCCGGCCTGA
- a CDS encoding baseplate J/gp47 family protein: protein MPFEIPTLPVLLSRAQADLGINALRHSDAQVLARAQAGTAFGLYGYLDWIVEQILPDTADEETLERIASLRLRQPRKAAQPASGPVSFQAAEGAVLDEDTVLQAADGRSYRVTAAKTAEAGTNSTTVEAVDAGTLGNAEVGLELTLVQPVEGIAGTFIVEAPGLVGGTAQESVESLRARVIRSYRVIPHGGSADDYVTWALECAGVTRAWCRRNYLGPGTVGVFFMRDEDEDPVPTPDQLEEVKAYIEPLRPVTAELYVLAPVPVPTVYQIRLDPDTSAVRAAVEAQLADLHDREAGLGEGLLISHIREAISGSRGEWDHELVWPTADLPAGANELLTFGGCVWLA, encoded by the coding sequence ATGCCGTTTGAAATCCCCACACTGCCGGTGCTGCTGAGTCGGGCCCAGGCTGACCTCGGCATCAATGCACTGAGGCACTCCGACGCCCAGGTGCTGGCGCGAGCGCAGGCCGGCACCGCCTTCGGCCTCTACGGTTATCTGGACTGGATTGTTGAGCAGATCTTGCCGGATACCGCCGACGAGGAGACGCTCGAGCGCATAGCGTCGTTGCGCCTGCGACAGCCGCGTAAAGCTGCGCAGCCCGCAAGCGGTCCGGTAAGTTTCCAGGCGGCTGAGGGTGCTGTTCTGGATGAGGACACCGTGCTCCAGGCCGCCGATGGACGATCGTACAGGGTTACCGCCGCAAAGACGGCCGAGGCCGGTACCAACTCCACCACGGTAGAGGCGGTCGACGCAGGAACATTGGGCAACGCGGAAGTCGGCCTGGAGCTGACCCTGGTTCAGCCGGTGGAGGGCATCGCCGGTACCTTTATCGTCGAAGCTCCAGGCCTGGTTGGTGGTACCGCCCAGGAGAGCGTCGAGTCGCTGCGTGCGCGCGTGATTCGTTCCTACCGGGTGATCCCTCACGGTGGTTCCGCTGACGATTACGTGACTTGGGCGCTGGAGTGTGCCGGCGTTACCCGCGCGTGGTGTCGGCGCAACTACTTGGGGCCTGGCACTGTGGGCGTGTTCTTCATGCGCGACGAGGACGAAGACCCGGTACCGACCCCGGATCAGCTTGAAGAAGTCAAAGCTTACATCGAGCCTCTGCGACCCGTGACGGCAGAGCTCTATGTGCTGGCGCCGGTCCCCGTGCCAACGGTCTACCAGATCCGTCTGGATCCAGACACATCGGCAGTACGGGCTGCTGTGGAGGCGCAACTGGCAGATCTGCATGATCGGGAGGCCGGCCTCGGTGAAGGGTTGCTGATCAGCCACATTCGAGAGGCTATCAGCGGCTCCAGGGGGGAATGGGATCATGAGCTGGTATGGCCTACCGCTGACCTCCCGGCCGGGGCGAATGAGTTGCTGACCTTTGGAGGGTGCGTATGGCTGGCTTAA
- a CDS encoding YmfQ family protein, with protein MAGLRSAAQYRDQLRMLLPLGPAWDPELVPEVDLVLSGVAQEFARLEARAVAALNEMDPGGVSELVPEWEAVMGLPDECLGANPSFEDRRLAVQQRLIAVGGQSIAYFIGLAAGQGYPDATVTEHRAPRFGRSRFGSAHFGTWSAQFMWTLNTGGRHKSGRRFGVSYWGERFGANPGSAIECVIHRAAPAHTVVHINYE; from the coding sequence ATGGCTGGCTTAAGGAGCGCCGCTCAGTACAGGGACCAGTTGCGCATGTTGCTGCCTTTGGGGCCCGCCTGGGATCCGGAGCTGGTGCCCGAGGTGGATCTGGTCCTGAGCGGTGTGGCCCAGGAGTTCGCCCGCCTGGAAGCACGCGCTGTCGCTGCACTTAACGAAATGGACCCTGGCGGGGTGAGTGAGCTGGTACCGGAGTGGGAGGCGGTAATGGGCCTGCCGGATGAGTGCCTGGGTGCGAACCCATCGTTCGAGGATCGCCGCCTGGCGGTGCAGCAGCGCCTGATTGCTGTCGGCGGCCAGTCCATCGCCTATTTCATCGGCCTTGCCGCTGGGCAGGGCTATCCAGATGCCACAGTGACCGAACATCGCGCCCCCAGGTTTGGACGCTCCCGCTTTGGATCAGCTCATTTCGGCACCTGGTCAGCTCAGTTCATGTGGACCCTCAACACGGGCGGGCGGCACAAGTCCGGACGGCGCTTCGGGGTCAGCTATTGGGGCGAGCGTTTCGGGGCCAACCCTGGCAGCGCTATTGAGTGCGTAATTCATCGCGCAGCCCCGGCACACACCGTTGTGCACATTAATTACGAGTGA